The genomic interval CCAATCCAGTATCCAACTATTTTCATATGCCTACAATAACTTTCAGCAAAAAAATGGGcttcagaaacacaaagatgcTGCTGGCAGGATACTAGTAGGAAATCTTGGCATTTTGATTTGACAACGATGTTAAGATCGATCAAGTTGCGAGGCCTAAAAATTTTCGCCACTGCGAATAAGATGTGCAAAGCGTCGGTTAGCTGAAATTGGTCGCAACTAGAAATGATATAGAGAGTGAAAATTTTACCGACGAACCTTTACTGGAAGTTGCTTGGCATGAGAGTTCATTTACATCTAGAGTTGCTACTTGAGACTGTAATATAATTGCAAAgtgtataaaacaaatatgtATGTAAAAGATGGATCAAGGAAATGCAAATTTTGTCATAGATGCACaaaatttgtgttcttttaaTCACTATATAAATCAAGATAGTTCCTACAAATGATAATATAAATCGAACACATGTAAAAGATAGACTGAGGTAATGATAATATGATTGTAAATGCACAAGATTAGATACGAATTCAAAGAATGCAAGATATTCGGTATTTGCTTTCTTTTAGTCCCTAATCGAAGCAAGATAATTCACACAGGTGACAGTCTAAATAtaatgcatgtaaaaaaattggccatgtatgaaaattttatcttattGGCACAAGGATGCAACAGACCCTgcattcaatttcattttatcaCTATTGAGTCTAAAGTACATTGAGATGCTGATAGCTTGTGTGAAAGAGACAAGAGCTTCCTTTCAACAAAGGGATTATTTTTGCTCAAGAACAACATAACCAAGGACTTCCTCAATGCATTAAAAACGATAAATAAAGGTAGAGTTCGATatttcattaaagaaaaaaaaaagcccattcttatatataaatacaattaGCTGAAACTAAATAGCATCTATTAATGGACATCATTTTTACATCCCAAACTCTTTCTCCACTCACATGTTTCAAAATCACTAGAAGAACATTTTAGAATATCAGTCAGCATGATTGAATAGATTGGCAGAATAGTTGTAAGAAAAAAGCATCGACATGGATACAAATTCACAGCAACATCAGAGACATGCAAATGGAAAGGTTACTCAGAACATTGAAGCTATAAACTTAAATAGGAAGAAATTTAGAGTGAATTTGTATTTGCACTAGGAACTACAAATAATTCTGTAGATTTATCATCAAGCAAATTTCGACactgaacatatatatatatatatatagttatcgCAGATTTTGATCCACGTGACTCGAAACATGTTTGGGAGAACTACATCCCATCTTATGTTGGTTTTCATGCATGTTTAAGCATATACCAAAATCAGAACTGAATGTACACTGAGAGCAAGGGGTTGCATGGTGAACAGTGCAACTCTGATTTTACATGTTTTGAATCATTTAACCCTTTAAGCCATCCAATCAAATAAGCTCTTCTGGCATTTAAACAAATCTTATTATACATTGCATACATTGTTCAAACAAATTTTGATGGTCCCTGAGACTCCCTAAACATTTGCTGAAAACCTAGTTTCTAC from Dioscorea cayenensis subsp. rotundata cultivar TDr96_F1 chromosome 7, TDr96_F1_v2_PseudoChromosome.rev07_lg8_w22 25.fasta, whole genome shotgun sequence carries:
- the LOC120265564 gene encoding uncharacterized protein LOC120265564, giving the protein MASGVCCVLTKPLLLYHHHCGAVKKSQVATLDVNELSCQATSSKVAKIFRPRNLIDLNIVVKSKCQDFLLVSCQQHLCVSEAHFFAESYCRHMKIVGYWIGPDIEDGCGYVEAILSETLL